The following proteins are co-located in the Bosea sp. AS-1 genome:
- a CDS encoding histone deacetylase family protein, whose product MTTLLITHPAGLLHAMPIGHPERPDRLRAVERALEDERFAPLIRVEAPLGTLEQVTLCHPEPYVQAILDASPREGFVYLDADTTLSPGTVEAALRGIGGATFAVDEVMTGKARNAFCAMRPPGHHAERERAMGFCFFNSAAIAARHAQKEHGAERVAIVDWDVHHGNGTQDIFWSDPSVLYASVHEMPLYPGTGAPSERGTHGTIVNVALAAGDGSDEFRDAFDIGILPRVMAFRPDLIVVSAGFDAHWRDPLADINLREADFAWATRKLMEIADRHAGGRLVSVLEGGYDLEGLAKSTAAHVGALMGS is encoded by the coding sequence TTGACGACCCTGCTGATCACCCATCCTGCCGGGCTGCTCCATGCCATGCCGATCGGCCATCCCGAGCGCCCTGACCGTCTGAGAGCCGTGGAACGCGCGCTCGAGGACGAGCGGTTCGCACCGCTGATTCGGGTCGAAGCGCCGCTCGGCACGCTGGAGCAGGTAACGCTTTGCCATCCTGAGCCCTATGTGCAGGCGATCCTCGATGCCTCCCCGCGGGAGGGCTTCGTGTATCTCGACGCCGATACGACATTGTCGCCCGGCACGGTCGAGGCGGCCCTGCGCGGTATCGGCGGCGCCACATTTGCCGTGGACGAGGTGATGACGGGCAAGGCGCGAAACGCCTTCTGCGCCATGCGCCCGCCCGGCCATCACGCCGAACGCGAACGCGCCATGGGCTTCTGCTTCTTCAACAGCGCCGCCATCGCAGCCCGCCATGCCCAGAAGGAGCATGGGGCGGAGCGCGTCGCCATCGTCGACTGGGACGTCCACCACGGCAACGGCACGCAGGATATCTTCTGGAGCGATCCGAGCGTGCTCTACGCCTCCGTGCACGAGATGCCGCTCTATCCCGGCACCGGCGCTCCCTCGGAACGGGGCACCCACGGCACCATCGTCAACGTCGCGCTCGCAGCCGGCGACGGCTCGGACGAATTCCGCGACGCCTTCGACATCGGCATCCTGCCGCGCGTCATGGCGTTCCGCCCGGACCTGATCGTCGTTTCCGCCGGCTTCGATGCGCATTGGCGCGATCCGCTCGCCGACATCAACCTGCGCGAGGCCGACTTCGCCTGGGCGACCCGGAAGCTGATGGAAATCGCCGACAGGCACGCCGGCGGGCGCCTCGTTTCGGTATTGGAGGGCGGCTACGACCTCGAAGGATTGGCGAAGTCGACCGCCGCCCATGTCGGCGCGCTGATGGGGAGCTAG
- a CDS encoding histidine phosphatase family protein, translating into MQKPRMVPLSLPHRLILVRHGETDWNREGRLQGGRDIPLNALGREQAAEAADRLKTLEPAFADLDYICSPMERARETMDILRRDLDLPAGAYRIDDRLKELTFGEWEGFTWREIRKAEREQAHLRERDKWGFVPPGGESYRMLAERVRPVLAGLERETVIVSHGGVARAVLALVGAVAPQKAAMVEIWQGKLLVVEGGKADWL; encoded by the coding sequence GTGCAGAAGCCCCGCATGGTTCCGCTCTCGCTTCCGCACCGGCTCATCCTCGTCCGTCACGGCGAAACCGACTGGAATCGCGAAGGGCGCCTGCAGGGCGGCCGGGACATCCCGCTCAACGCGCTGGGGCGCGAGCAGGCAGCCGAGGCCGCCGACCGACTCAAGACGCTGGAGCCGGCTTTCGCGGACCTCGACTACATCTGCTCGCCGATGGAGCGGGCGCGCGAGACGATGGACATCCTGCGCCGCGATCTCGACCTGCCGGCCGGTGCCTATCGCATCGATGACCGCCTCAAGGAACTCACCTTCGGGGAATGGGAAGGTTTCACCTGGCGCGAGATCCGCAAGGCCGAGCGAGAGCAGGCGCACCTGCGCGAGCGCGACAAATGGGGCTTCGTGCCGCCGGGCGGCGAGAGCTATCGCATGCTGGCGGAGCGGGTCCGGCCCGTGCTGGCGGGGCTGGAGCGCGAGACGGTGATCGTCAGCCATGGTGGGGTCGCGCGCGCGGTGCTGGCGCTGGTCGGTGCGGTCGCTCCGCAGAAGGCGGCGATGGTCGAGATCTGGCAGGGCAAGCTGCTCGTCGTCGAGGGCGGCAAGGCCGACTGGCTCTGA
- a CDS encoding L,D-transpeptidase: MKKTVFVALAVSALLGACQYKSVSAPTLSARDAEYIALVPKYDTYLPYLPYEIADPTGEPPGTIYIDTKQKFLYLVLPNRKAIRYGVATGDEAYGWTGEAVIQRKAEWPRWTPPAEMVKRWPHLKPVAGGMNGGPENPLGARALYLYQNGHDTLYRIHGTNEPETIGRAASSGCIRMRNIDVIDLFNRVPVGAKVVVV, from the coding sequence ATGAAAAAGACCGTCTTCGTCGCTCTGGCTGTGTCGGCGCTGCTGGGCGCATGCCAGTACAAGAGCGTGAGCGCTCCGACACTCTCGGCCCGCGATGCCGAATATATCGCGCTGGTCCCGAAGTACGACACCTATCTCCCGTATCTCCCCTACGAGATCGCCGACCCGACCGGTGAGCCGCCCGGGACGATCTATATCGATACCAAGCAGAAGTTCCTCTACCTCGTCCTGCCGAACCGGAAGGCGATCCGCTATGGTGTCGCGACCGGTGACGAGGCCTATGGCTGGACCGGCGAGGCCGTCATCCAGCGCAAGGCCGAGTGGCCGCGCTGGACCCCGCCAGCCGAGATGGTCAAGCGCTGGCCGCATCTGAAGCCCGTTGCGGGCGGCATGAATGGTGGCCCGGAGAATCCGCTGGGGGCGCGTGCGCTCTATCTCTACCAGAACGGTCACGACACGCTTTACCGCATTCACGGCACCAACGAGCCCGAGACGATCGGCCGTGCCGCCTCGTCCGGCTGCATCCGGATGCGGAACATCGACGTGATCGACCTGTTCAACCGCGTGCCGGTCGGCGCCAAGGTCGTCGTGGTCTGA
- a CDS encoding Pls/PosA family non-ribosomal peptide synthetase — MNDMSKLSVATDAAAKPLAMLAGEKSPELLRDEVLAEIFAATAAARPDHTALTDGARRLSYAEVWAAAGKQARGLHLAGVGPGDMVGLWMPRGIDLLIAQIAITRAGAAWVPFDAEAPVERIATCLNDAQAKGIVTCSGWVARAEETDRKVWTPDALAAGADDVEPPARPAGLTKDHPAYLIYTSGSTGTPKAIVISHRNICHFLRSGNAVYGFGPEDVVFQGASVAFDLSMEEIWTPYLVGATLFVASPEMMGDAEKLPAILNEAGVTIIDTVPTLLGILPSDVPSLRLILLGGEALPPAIVQKWSRPGRRILNTYGPTEATVVATAAEVVPGETVTIGKPIPNYTAYVVNEELRLVHPGEQGELLIGGPGVAKGYHGRPELTAEKFIANPFGVAGSDDPILYRSGDAVSLDGNGNIVFHGRIDDQIKIRGFRVELGEIESKLADEPGVAQAAVVLRTDDGIERLVAFVVPEPGVAVDGPALRAALREKLPPYMVPAHFEAAGSLPRMVSGKVDRKMLKAAPLTAPSADGEQEPPRNATEAALLEAAKRVLGAASLPLEADFFMDLGGHSLLAARFISIVRETPAYAGITLQDVYGARTLRAMAELLDERGAAATEDLSFTPPPFLRRFLCGLAQAAVLPVIIGLSTAQWLGVFVTYMIVSGEDLSLFGQIGALLGIYVAIIVVTGLIGIALKWLVLGRTKPGVYPLWGVYYFRWWFAARVASLVHIKWLQGTPVMRFYWRLLGAKVGSDVILSDYEAGAIDLIEIGDGASFGTKTTFANGEAIGDKLVIGRIRIGKDVSAGASVVFGHDSVVGDHAEIGDLTAIAPGTRVGEAEIWDGSPGRKIGMVDLAALPPQAEASPARRALMTAFYVFMLIVLPPVSLLPIFPAFWLFDKIDYFIAGWTDISYLWFLPILTWPTAIGLIAFTVLLMAGLRWAILPRVTSGSYSIHSGFYARKWTVALATEVTLETLSSLFATIYMRAWYRLMGARIGRGAEISTNLSGRYDVTGIGAGNFIADEVVFGDEEMRRGYMRLDETRTGEQVFVGNDAVVPPGSIIPDRVLIGIKSKPPANDRMQPGDTWFGSPPIKLPTRQKVDLGADWTYKPSFAKQFGRGVFEALHTSFPAMLFITFGTIAVDTVLQQKINEGDWLGLVTSFMGVAVLIALVQALICAGVKWLMMGVYKPVMKPMWSWWAMRTEAVAVMYWGLGGKVLFDYLRGTPFLPWFLMLFGAKYGKGVWLDSTDITEFDCIKVGDFCTINAHSALQTHLYEDRVMKVGRVRLGKGVCVGAGATVLYDTHVGDYAQIGLLTVIMKGENLPAHTRWEGAPAVPAKAPAH; from the coding sequence ATGAACGATATGAGCAAGCTGTCGGTGGCGACGGATGCGGCGGCAAAGCCGCTCGCCATGCTGGCCGGCGAGAAAAGCCCGGAACTGCTGCGCGATGAAGTGCTGGCCGAGATCTTCGCGGCGACGGCCGCGGCACGGCCGGACCATACCGCCCTGACCGATGGTGCGCGCCGGCTGAGCTATGCCGAGGTCTGGGCTGCTGCCGGGAAGCAGGCGCGCGGCCTGCACCTTGCCGGCGTCGGGCCGGGCGACATGGTCGGTCTGTGGATGCCGCGCGGCATCGACCTGCTCATCGCCCAGATCGCGATCACGCGCGCGGGCGCAGCCTGGGTGCCGTTCGATGCGGAGGCGCCGGTCGAGCGCATCGCGACCTGCCTCAACGATGCGCAGGCCAAGGGCATCGTCACCTGCAGCGGCTGGGTCGCGCGCGCCGAGGAAACCGACCGCAAGGTCTGGACGCCGGATGCGCTGGCCGCAGGGGCGGACGATGTCGAGCCGCCGGCGCGGCCGGCCGGGCTGACCAAGGATCATCCCGCCTATCTGATCTACACCTCGGGCTCGACGGGCACACCCAAGGCCATCGTCATCAGCCATCGCAACATCTGCCATTTCCTGCGCTCCGGGAATGCCGTCTACGGCTTCGGCCCCGAGGATGTCGTCTTCCAGGGCGCCTCGGTCGCCTTCGACCTTTCGATGGAGGAGATCTGGACGCCCTATCTGGTCGGCGCGACCCTGTTCGTCGCCTCGCCGGAGATGATGGGCGATGCCGAGAAGCTGCCGGCGATCCTGAACGAGGCCGGCGTCACCATCATCGACACCGTGCCGACGCTGCTCGGCATCCTGCCATCGGATGTGCCCTCGCTGAGGCTGATCCTGCTCGGTGGCGAGGCTTTGCCGCCGGCGATCGTGCAGAAATGGTCGCGGCCGGGCCGGCGCATCCTGAACACCTACGGGCCTACCGAGGCCACGGTCGTCGCGACTGCGGCCGAGGTCGTGCCGGGCGAGACCGTGACGATCGGCAAGCCGATCCCCAACTATACCGCCTATGTCGTCAACGAAGAGCTGCGCCTCGTCCATCCGGGCGAGCAGGGCGAGCTGCTGATCGGTGGTCCCGGCGTCGCCAAGGGGTATCACGGGCGCCCGGAGCTGACGGCCGAGAAATTCATCGCCAATCCCTTCGGCGTCGCCGGTTCCGACGACCCGATCCTCTATCGCTCGGGCGACGCGGTCAGCCTAGACGGCAACGGCAACATCGTCTTCCACGGGCGCATCGACGACCAGATCAAGATCCGCGGCTTCCGCGTCGAGCTCGGCGAGATCGAGTCGAAGCTCGCAGACGAGCCGGGTGTGGCGCAGGCGGCGGTCGTGTTGCGCACCGATGACGGCATCGAGCGCCTGGTCGCCTTCGTGGTGCCGGAACCGGGTGTGGCGGTCGACGGGCCGGCTCTGCGCGCGGCTCTGCGCGAGAAGCTGCCGCCCTACATGGTGCCGGCGCATTTCGAGGCGGCTGGTTCGCTGCCGCGCATGGTCTCCGGCAAGGTCGACCGCAAGATGCTCAAGGCGGCGCCGTTGACGGCACCGAGCGCCGATGGCGAGCAGGAGCCGCCGCGCAATGCCACGGAAGCGGCGCTGCTCGAAGCCGCCAAGCGCGTGCTCGGCGCGGCGAGCCTGCCGCTGGAGGCCGATTTCTTCATGGATCTCGGCGGGCATTCGCTGCTCGCGGCCCGGTTCATCTCGATCGTCCGCGAGACGCCTGCCTATGCCGGCATCACGCTGCAGGACGTCTATGGCGCCCGCACGCTGAGGGCGATGGCCGAGCTCCTCGACGAGCGCGGCGCGGCCGCGACGGAGGACCTTTCCTTTACCCCGCCGCCCTTCCTGCGCCGCTTCCTCTGCGGGCTGGCGCAGGCGGCGGTGTTGCCGGTCATCATCGGGCTTTCGACCGCGCAGTGGCTCGGCGTCTTCGTCACCTACATGATCGTGTCGGGTGAGGATCTGTCACTCTTCGGCCAGATCGGGGCATTGCTCGGCATCTATGTCGCGATCATCGTGGTGACGGGGCTGATCGGCATCGCGCTGAAATGGCTCGTGCTGGGGCGCACCAAGCCGGGGGTCTATCCGCTCTGGGGCGTCTATTACTTCCGCTGGTGGTTCGCCGCGCGCGTCGCCAGCCTGGTCCATATCAAGTGGCTGCAGGGCACGCCCGTGATGCGCTTCTACTGGCGCCTGCTCGGCGCCAAGGTCGGGAGCGACGTCATCCTCTCCGATTACGAGGCCGGGGCGATCGACCTGATCGAGATCGGCGACGGCGCGAGCTTCGGCACCAAGACCACCTTCGCCAATGGCGAGGCGATCGGCGACAAGCTGGTGATCGGCCGCATCAGGATCGGCAAGGACGTCTCGGCCGGCGCCTCGGTCGTGTTCGGCCATGACAGCGTCGTCGGCGACCATGCCGAGATCGGCGACCTGACCGCCATCGCGCCCGGCACCCGGGTCGGTGAGGCCGAGATCTGGGACGGCTCGCCCGGCCGCAAGATCGGCATGGTCGATCTCGCGGCGCTGCCGCCGCAGGCCGAAGCCTCCCCGGCGCGGCGCGCGCTGATGACGGCCTTCTACGTCTTCATGCTGATCGTGCTGCCGCCGGTCAGCCTTTTGCCGATCTTCCCGGCCTTCTGGCTGTTCGACAAGATCGACTACTTCATCGCTGGCTGGACCGACATCAGCTATCTCTGGTTCCTGCCGATCCTGACGTGGCCGACTGCGATCGGACTCATCGCCTTCACCGTGCTGCTGATGGCGGGGCTGCGCTGGGCGATCCTGCCGCGGGTGACGAGCGGTTCCTATTCGATCCATTCCGGCTTCTACGCCCGCAAATGGACCGTGGCGCTGGCGACCGAGGTGACGCTGGAGACGCTCTCCTCGCTCTTCGCGACCATTTACATGCGCGCCTGGTACCGGCTGATGGGCGCCCGGATCGGGCGCGGGGCCGAGATCTCGACCAATCTGTCAGGCCGTTACGACGTCACCGGCATCGGCGCCGGCAACTTCATCGCCGACGAGGTCGTCTTCGGCGACGAGGAGATGCGCCGCGGCTATATGCGCCTCGATGAGACGCGCACCGGCGAGCAGGTCTTCGTCGGCAACGATGCCGTGGTGCCGCCGGGCAGCATCATCCCGGACCGGGTGCTGATCGGCATCAAGTCGAAGCCGCCGGCGAACGACCGCATGCAGCCCGGCGACACCTGGTTCGGCTCGCCGCCGATCAAGCTGCCGACTCGGCAGAAGGTCGATCTCGGTGCCGACTGGACCTACAAGCCCTCCTTTGCCAAGCAGTTCGGGCGTGGCGTCTTCGAGGCGCTGCACACCTCTTTCCCGGCGATGCTGTTCATCACCTTCGGCACGATCGCGGTCGATACGGTGCTGCAGCAGAAGATCAACGAGGGTGATTGGCTTGGCCTCGTCACCTCCTTCATGGGCGTCGCGGTCCTTATCGCGCTGGTGCAGGCGCTGATCTGCGCAGGCGTCAAATGGCTGATGATGGGCGTCTACAAGCCGGTGATGAAGCCGATGTGGTCGTGGTGGGCGATGCGCACCGAGGCGGTCGCCGTGATGTATTGGGGCCTTGGCGGCAAGGTGCTGTTCGACTATCTGCGCGGCACGCCGTTCCTGCCCTGGTTCCTGATGCTGTTCGGCGCGAAATACGGCAAGGGTGTCTGGCTCGACTCGACCGACATCACCGAGTTCGACTGCATCAAGGTCGGCGACTTCTGCACGATCAACGCCCATTCGGCGCTGCAGACCCATCTCTACGAGGATCGGGTGATGAAGGTCGGCCGGGTCCGGCTCGGCAAGGGCGTCTGCGTCGGCGCGGGCGCGACCGTGCTCTACGACACCCATGTCGGCGACTATGCGCAGATCGGACTGCTCACCGTGATCATGAAGGGCGAGAACCTGCCGGCACATACGCGCTGGGAAGGTGCGCCTGCGGTTCCGGCGAAAGCGCCCGCGCACTGA
- the ribB gene encoding 3,4-dihydroxy-2-butanone-4-phosphate synthase — MKLDAWLRQNKIARSAFAKQVGLSPASVTALCNDPAAWISRESAERIAAATGGSVTPNDFLGLSGPREAAMSNNVAETIEAFARGEIVIVTDDDDRENEGDLIVAASLCTPEKMAFIIRNTCGIVCAPLTASEARRLRLDPMVSSNDAPLGTAFTITVDVKHGLTTGISAEQRTNTVRALANGNMGAADFVRPGHVFPLIAKDGGVLMRSGHTEAAVDLCKLAELPQVGVICELANDDGTVMKGPQITAFAEKHGLKQITVADLIAYRQSREKLVERVHSFPVKTAFGEMTGHVYVTPFEDTQHFAFVMGKLGDGEKVPARLHRADVVSDVLGGAGAIQCALRRFQQEGRGVLIYLRDGTAGVPIKSVDEEGSDALRSQQWREVGLGAQILRDLGVASIVNLASSPRSFVGLSGFGIEIAETQPLE; from the coding sequence ATGAAGCTCGATGCCTGGCTCCGGCAGAACAAGATCGCGCGCAGCGCCTTCGCCAAGCAGGTCGGCCTGTCGCCGGCCAGCGTGACCGCGCTGTGCAACGATCCGGCCGCCTGGATCTCCCGCGAAAGCGCCGAGCGCATCGCTGCCGCCACGGGCGGCTCCGTCACCCCCAATGATTTCCTCGGCCTGTCCGGGCCGCGCGAGGCTGCCATGTCGAACAATGTCGCAGAGACCATCGAAGCCTTCGCCCGTGGCGAGATCGTCATCGTCACCGATGATGATGACCGCGAGAACGAGGGCGACCTCATCGTTGCCGCCTCGCTCTGCACGCCGGAGAAGATGGCCTTCATCATCCGCAACACCTGCGGCATCGTCTGCGCGCCGCTGACCGCGAGCGAGGCCCGGCGACTGCGGCTCGACCCGATGGTGTCTTCGAACGACGCTCCGCTCGGCACCGCCTTCACCATTACGGTCGACGTCAAGCACGGGCTGACCACCGGCATTTCGGCCGAACAGCGCACCAACACGGTTCGCGCGCTGGCCAACGGCAATATGGGCGCGGCCGATTTCGTTCGTCCCGGCCATGTCTTCCCGCTGATCGCCAAGGATGGCGGCGTGCTGATGCGCTCCGGCCATACGGAAGCTGCCGTCGACTTGTGCAAGCTCGCCGAGCTGCCGCAAGTCGGCGTGATCTGCGAACTCGCCAATGACGACGGCACGGTGATGAAGGGCCCGCAGATCACGGCCTTTGCCGAGAAGCACGGCCTCAAGCAGATCACGGTGGCGGATCTGATCGCCTATCGGCAGTCGCGCGAGAAGCTCGTCGAGCGGGTGCATTCCTTCCCGGTCAAGACCGCTTTCGGCGAGATGACGGGGCATGTCTATGTCACCCCCTTCGAGGACACGCAGCATTTCGCCTTCGTGATGGGCAAGCTCGGCGATGGCGAGAAGGTGCCGGCCCGGCTGCATCGTGCCGATGTTGTCTCCGACGTGCTGGGTGGGGCGGGCGCGATCCAGTGCGCGCTCCGGCGCTTCCAGCAGGAAGGGCGGGGCGTGCTGATCTATCTGCGCGACGGCACCGCCGGGGTGCCGATCAAGAGCGTCGACGAGGAAGGCTCGGATGCGCTGCGCAGCCAGCAATGGAGGGAGGTTGGCCTCGGCGCACAGATCCTGCGCGATCTCGGCGTCGCCTCGATCGTCAACCTCGCCTCCTCGCCGCGTTCCTTCGTGGGGCTGAGCGGCTTCGGCATCGAGATCGCCGAGACGCAGCCGCTGGAGTGA
- a CDS encoding pseudouridine synthase, which produces MKPFRRRPAPTTTATVSLARALSKLGYCSRTQAEKLAREGRVAVDGRIIRHPELRVDPRRVRLQVDGEAVLAARRIYLMLNKPRGVVTTASDPDGRQTVYSCLGDLELPHLAPVGRLDMASEGLLLMSNDTRWAQRILDPASGVEKTYHVQIDRVPDEPFMTRLRQGAVTDGEVLTIKSAELLRQGERNAWVEMVIDEGRNRQIRRIVEAAGADVLRLVRVKIGGLDLGDLPKGAVRELRPEEAALPLLGSATPTNGMARRAG; this is translated from the coding sequence ATGAAACCCTTCCGCAGGCGCCCTGCCCCGACCACCACGGCGACCGTCAGCCTCGCCCGCGCCCTCTCCAAGCTGGGCTATTGTTCGCGCACCCAGGCCGAGAAGCTGGCACGGGAAGGGCGTGTCGCGGTCGATGGCCGTATCATCCGTCATCCCGAGCTGCGCGTCGATCCGAGACGAGTGCGTTTGCAGGTCGACGGCGAGGCGGTCTTGGCCGCACGCCGCATCTACCTCATGCTCAACAAGCCGCGCGGCGTGGTGACGACGGCCAGCGACCCGGACGGCCGGCAGACCGTCTATTCCTGCCTCGGAGACCTCGAGCTGCCCCACCTCGCCCCTGTTGGGCGGCTCGACATGGCGAGCGAAGGCCTGCTGCTGATGAGCAACGATACGCGCTGGGCGCAGCGCATTCTCGATCCTGCCTCGGGTGTCGAGAAAACCTATCACGTCCAGATCGACCGGGTGCCGGACGAACCCTTCATGACGAGGCTGCGACAAGGCGCCGTCACGGATGGCGAGGTGTTGACGATCAAATCGGCTGAGCTGCTGCGCCAGGGCGAACGTAATGCCTGGGTCGAGATGGTGATCGACGAGGGCCGCAACCGGCAGATTCGACGGATCGTCGAAGCGGCAGGGGCCGACGTATTGCGCCTCGTCCGCGTCAAGATCGGGGGCCTCGACCTCGGCGACTTGCCCAAGGGCGCGGTACGCGAACTGCGTCCCGAGGAAGCGGCACTCCCGCTCCTCGGCAGCGCCACTCCGACGAACGGAATGGCGCGCCGGGCCGGCTGA
- the aroC gene encoding chorismate synthase, whose product MSHNSFGHLFRVTTFGESHGPAIGCVVDGCPPLIPLTEADIQGDLDRRRPGQSRFTTQRQEPDQVRIVSGVFARESDGVQVTTGTSIGLMIDNVDQRSKDYSDIKDKYRPGHADYTYDVKYGIRDYRGGGRSSARETAMRVAAGAIARKVVPGMVVRGALVQIGPHKIDRANWDWEEVGRNPFFCPDAKAAAFFADYLDGIRKAGSSIGAVLEIVAEGVPPGLGAPIYSKLDAEIAAALMSINAVKGVEIGEGFGAAELSGEENADEMRAGNDGRPLFLSNHAGGILGGISTGQPIVARFAVKPTSSILATRATVTRSGGEAEMFTKGRHDPCVGIRAVPVGEAMVACVLADQYLRHRGQVGVVEPRWPFQE is encoded by the coding sequence ATGTCGCACAACAGCTTCGGCCATCTCTTCCGCGTCACCACCTTCGGCGAGAGCCATGGGCCTGCCATCGGCTGCGTCGTCGATGGCTGCCCGCCGCTGATCCCGCTGACGGAAGCCGACATCCAGGGCGATCTCGACCGACGCCGGCCGGGACAGTCCCGCTTCACCACGCAGCGCCAGGAGCCGGACCAGGTCCGCATCGTGTCCGGCGTCTTCGCGCGCGAGAGCGATGGCGTGCAGGTGACGACGGGCACCTCGATCGGGCTGATGATCGACAATGTCGACCAGCGCTCGAAGGATTATTCCGACATCAAGGACAAGTACCGGCCGGGCCACGCCGACTACACCTATGACGTCAAATACGGCATCCGCGACTATCGCGGCGGCGGGCGTTCATCGGCGCGCGAGACGGCGATGCGGGTCGCCGCCGGCGCCATCGCCCGCAAGGTCGTGCCGGGCATGGTCGTGCGCGGCGCGCTCGTCCAGATCGGCCCGCACAAGATCGACCGTGCCAACTGGGATTGGGAGGAGGTCGGCCGCAACCCCTTCTTCTGTCCGGATGCTAAAGCTGCCGCCTTCTTCGCCGATTACCTCGACGGCATTCGCAAGGCCGGCTCTTCGATCGGCGCCGTGCTGGAGATCGTGGCGGAAGGCGTGCCGCCCGGTCTTGGCGCGCCGATCTACAGCAAGCTCGATGCCGAGATCGCCGCGGCGCTGATGAGCATCAACGCGGTGAAGGGCGTCGAGATCGGCGAGGGCTTCGGCGCGGCCGAGCTCTCCGGCGAGGAGAATGCCGACGAGATGCGCGCCGGCAATGACGGGCGCCCGCTCTTCCTCTCCAACCATGCCGGTGGCATCCTGGGCGGCATCTCGACCGGCCAGCCGATCGTGGCGCGCTTCGCGGTGAAGCCGACCTCCTCGATCCTGGCGACGCGCGCCACCGTGACCCGGTCCGGCGGCGAGGCGGAGATGTTCACCAAGGGCCGTCACGACCCCTGCGTTGGCATCCGGGCCGTGCCGGTGGGCGAAGCGATGGTCGCCTGCGTTCTGGCGGATCAATATCTGCGCCATCGCGGCCAGGTGGGCGTCGTCGAGCCGCGCTGGCCGTTCCAGGAATAG
- the folB gene encoding dihydroneopterin aldolase, with protein MSETGSILIEKLDIYAYHGFFSEEERLGQRFILDLVLDVDLRAAAKSDRLADTVDYGRAVTLISEVFTAQRYHLLEGAARAVALALFDAFAPIAGVEVTLRKPAPPIPATLSAVGIRLSFRRGD; from the coding sequence TTGAGCGAAACCGGCAGCATCCTGATCGAGAAGCTCGATATTTACGCCTATCACGGCTTTTTCTCGGAAGAGGAGCGGCTCGGCCAGCGCTTCATTCTCGACCTCGTGCTCGATGTCGATCTGCGCGCTGCCGCCAAGAGCGACCGCCTCGCCGATACCGTCGATTATGGCCGCGCGGTCACGCTGATCAGCGAGGTTTTCACGGCCCAGCGCTATCACCTGCTCGAAGGCGCTGCACGCGCCGTCGCGCTCGCTCTTTTCGACGCCTTCGCACCGATCGCCGGCGTCGAAGTCACCCTGCGCAAGCCGGCCCCGCCGATCCCGGCGACGCTGAGCGCGGTCGGCATCAGGCTGAGCTTCCGGCGTGGCGACTGA
- the folP gene encoding dihydropteroate synthase, translating into MPLALTLPDGRNLSLDEAPLLMGIVNVTPDSFSDGGLLDSAEAAVAHGLRLAEEGAAIVDIGGESTRPGHETVDAATELARVLPVISGLKARSEVPISIDSYKAEVAEAALAAGASIINDVWGAQRDPRIAAVAARAGAPMVLMHNRDTIDAALDIFDEVARFLERSIAIATQAGVPRQQIVIDPGIGFGKTPRQNLDLIRDLDRLNVLGCPILLGASRKSTLGRLTGRKVPAERLAATLSAHLYGASRGAAILRVHDVAPHIDALKVWDAIADETKVIP; encoded by the coding sequence ATGCCCCTTGCCCTCACCCTACCCGATGGCCGCAACCTCTCGCTCGACGAGGCGCCGCTGCTGATGGGCATCGTCAACGTCACGCCGGACTCCTTTTCGGATGGCGGACTGCTCGACAGCGCCGAGGCGGCCGTGGCGCATGGTCTGCGGCTGGCCGAGGAAGGGGCGGCGATCGTCGATATCGGTGGCGAATCGACCAGGCCCGGCCACGAAACCGTCGATGCCGCGACAGAGCTTGCCCGCGTGCTCCCCGTCATCTCCGGGCTGAAGGCACGGAGCGAGGTGCCGATCTCGATCGACAGCTACAAGGCGGAGGTCGCGGAGGCCGCTCTCGCCGCCGGAGCCTCGATCATCAACGATGTCTGGGGCGCCCAACGCGATCCCCGCATCGCCGCGGTCGCGGCCCGGGCCGGTGCCCCGATGGTGCTGATGCACAACCGCGATACGATCGATGCCGCACTCGACATCTTCGACGAGGTCGCGCGTTTCCTCGAGCGCTCCATCGCCATCGCCACCCAAGCCGGCGTGCCGCGCCAGCAGATCGTCATCGACCCCGGCATCGGCTTCGGCAAGACGCCGCGCCAGAATCTCGACCTGATCCGCGACCTCGACCGGCTGAATGTCCTCGGCTGCCCGATCCTGCTCGGCGCCTCGCGCAAATCGACGCTCGGCCGCCTCACCGGCCGCAAGGTCCCGGCCGAACGGCTGGCCGCCACCCTCTCCGCCCATCTCTATGGCGCCAGCCGCGGCGCCGCCATCCTGCGCGTCCACGATGTCGCGCCGCATATCGACGCGCTCAAGGTCTGGGACGCGATCGCGGACGAAACGAAGGTGATCCCTTGA